The stretch of DNA TTCGTAGCGAGTTTATTTCTTAATTAGACTCTTCTTTTTTTATGAGGCGATCGCTCAAAACTAATCAATTTTGGTTTTATGCTAGTCTGATTAGCTTGGCAGTTTTTTATCTAACTTTAACCTGGAAAAATACCCAGAATGTTGACTTTATAGTAACTAACTCCTTGTTTTGGGGAGCAATTTTTTTATTATTATGGCGAAAGCGCAAGCAATTTAGTTTTGGTAGTGATTTTTTTTCGACTACTTTTGGATTATTTTTATTAACAATTGTCCTGATTAAAAGTGTTTCTCTTGTTTGGTTTGAATCATTATTTTTTTTACCTCTAACTCCTTTTTTCGGATTTTTAGGTCTAATTGCGATCGCTTTTGGCTTGAAAGAATTAAGAAAATATTGGTGGGAGTTATTACTATCAGGGGTACTATTTTTTCCATCAGATACTCTAGGATGGTGGTTCAATAGATTGTTTCAAATTCAGATAATGACGGCAAAACTTGCTAATTATCTGCTCTACTATTTTGGATTTAATACAATTAGTCAAAACTATAATATTGTGCTGCACTTGCCTGAGCAAGGATATTTTACTGCTTCAGTAAATTATTCTTGTACGGGAGTTTCAATGATTATCTTGATGTTTAAACTTGCTTTATTGTTAGAGAGTTTGGTTATGATGAAGCAGTTACAACGCTTTCTTTTTCCAACTGCTGCTGTGATGATTGGATTTTTTCTTGGTACGATTAGAGTTACTATTATGACTGTATTGTTACCAGAACCAGACAAATTTACTTATTGGCACGGTACAGAAGGAGCGCAAATTTTTTCCACATTGGCAATTGTAATTTTTTCAAGTTTTTGTTACTTACAACTTAAAGAACAAAAATTCAATTCTCTCACTCGAACTCGGAATTAACTTCATTTTCTCCTCAAACTT from Stanieria cyanosphaera PCC 7437 encodes:
- the crtA gene encoding cyanoexosortase A, which translates into the protein MRRSLKTNQFWFYASLISLAVFYLTLTWKNTQNVDFIVTNSLFWGAIFLLLWRKRKQFSFGSDFFSTTFGLFLLTIVLIKSVSLVWFESLFFLPLTPFFGFLGLIAIAFGLKELRKYWWELLLSGVLFFPSDTLGWWFNRLFQIQIMTAKLANYLLYYFGFNTISQNYNIVLHLPEQGYFTASVNYSCTGVSMIILMFKLALLLESLVMMKQLQRFLFPTAAVMIGFFLGTIRVTIMTVLLPEPDKFTYWHGTEGAQIFSTLAIVIFSSFCYLQLKEQKFNSLTRTRN